A genomic window from Agreia sp. COWG includes:
- the priA gene encoding bifunctional 1-(5-phosphoribosyl)-5-((5-phosphoribosylamino)methylideneamino)imidazole-4-carboxamide isomerase/phosphoribosylanthranilate isomerase PriA has protein sequence MSEFSITTPTLTLLPAVDVASGAAVRLTQGKAGTETNHGDPVDAAADWIEQGAEWIHLVDLDAAFGRGDNLAVLRRVIHAAKGVKIELSGGIRDDRSLETALESGATRVNLGTAALENPEWAASVIAKFGEAIAVGLDVRGTTLAARGWTEDGGDLWHVLSRLEDAGCARYVVTDVTKDGTLKGPNIELLKQVMERTERPVVASGGISSLDDIAELRALVASGLEGAIVGRALYSGAFTLGEALDVAAG, from the coding sequence ATGAGCGAGTTCAGCATCACCACACCCACCCTCACGCTGCTTCCCGCGGTCGACGTGGCGTCGGGGGCAGCCGTGCGTCTCACCCAAGGCAAAGCCGGCACAGAGACGAATCACGGAGACCCGGTGGATGCCGCGGCTGACTGGATCGAGCAGGGCGCCGAGTGGATACACCTCGTCGACCTCGACGCGGCGTTCGGGCGCGGAGACAATCTGGCTGTGCTCCGTCGTGTCATCCATGCCGCGAAAGGCGTGAAGATCGAGCTCTCCGGCGGCATCCGCGACGATCGCAGCCTGGAGACCGCCTTGGAGAGTGGCGCGACCCGGGTTAATCTCGGAACCGCAGCGCTGGAGAACCCGGAGTGGGCCGCAAGCGTGATCGCGAAATTCGGTGAGGCTATCGCCGTCGGGCTCGACGTGCGCGGCACGACGCTCGCCGCCCGCGGCTGGACGGAAGACGGCGGCGACCTCTGGCACGTGCTCAGCCGCCTCGAGGACGCAGGCTGTGCGCGCTACGTGGTGACCGACGTCACCAAGGATGGAACCCTCAAGGGGCCGAACATCGAGTTGCTCAAGCAGGTGATGGAGCGCACAGAGCGCCCGGTGGTGGCGTCAGGCGGCATCTCGAGCCTCGACGACATCGCCGAATTGCGTGCTCTCGTGGCGAGTGGCCTGGAGGGCGCCATCGTGGGTCGCGCACTGTATTCGGGGGCCTTCACCCTCGGTGAGGCATTGGATGTCGCAGCTGGCTGA
- a CDS encoding amino acid ABC transporter permease: protein MSASVLFDTPGPKTRRRSLILSIVALVIIAAGVAWVIITLAAPRESSGMKLPGSFDKSRWDIFMDPDVWIFIGKGLLGTLQAAAVAAVMAIVIGILFSTLRTARSAWLRIPATVVLEFFRGMPVLLLMLFILLAASSGTFWAVVLALGVYNGAIIGEALRAGLASLPRGQREAGLSLGLTGLQTKAYIEFPQAFRQMLPVIVAQLVVLLKDTSLGYIVGYNELIRTTMNNLSSFYGNKYLFSLFLVTLVIYLIVNLSLSALARRIARRRTPGKVNRKDQITPTASIPVATGEA from the coding sequence ATGAGCGCGTCCGTGCTGTTCGACACCCCGGGCCCCAAGACCCGTCGACGCTCCCTGATCCTGTCGATCGTGGCCCTCGTGATCATCGCCGCGGGGGTGGCGTGGGTCATCATCACACTGGCTGCGCCCCGCGAGTCATCTGGCATGAAGCTGCCCGGCTCCTTCGACAAGTCCCGCTGGGACATCTTCATGGACCCCGATGTCTGGATCTTCATCGGCAAGGGCCTGCTCGGAACCCTGCAGGCCGCTGCGGTCGCTGCGGTCATGGCGATCGTGATCGGCATCCTGTTCTCGACCTTGCGCACGGCAAGGTCGGCCTGGTTGCGCATCCCGGCCACCGTCGTCCTCGAGTTCTTCCGCGGCATGCCCGTGCTGCTGCTGATGCTCTTCATCCTGCTCGCAGCCTCGTCCGGCACCTTCTGGGCGGTAGTCCTCGCCCTCGGCGTATACAACGGGGCCATCATCGGTGAGGCGCTCAGAGCGGGGCTGGCGTCGCTTCCGCGTGGTCAGAGGGAGGCCGGGCTCAGTCTCGGTCTCACCGGCCTGCAGACCAAGGCCTACATCGAGTTCCCCCAGGCGTTTCGTCAGATGCTGCCCGTGATCGTGGCGCAGCTCGTGGTGCTCTTGAAAGACACCAGCCTCGGCTACATCGTCGGCTACAACGAGTTGATCCGTACGACGATGAACAATTTGTCGTCGTTCTACGGCAACAAGTACCTGTTCTCGCTCTTCCTCGTGACCCTCGTCATCTATCTGATCGTGAATCTGTCGCTCAGCGCTCTCGCTCGACGGATCGCTCGGCGACGAACTCCAGGAAAGGTGAACCGCAAGGATCAGATCACCCCGACCGCATCGATCCCCGTCGCGACTGGCGAGGCGTAG
- the hisH gene encoding imidazole glycerol phosphate synthase subunit HisH — protein MSRKSVVVLDYGSGNIHSAAKALERAGASVALSRDRGAVMEADGLFVPGVGAFSAVMQQLSSVRGDELIDRRLAGGRPVLGVCVGMQVLFDRGIERGVETDGLGEWPGTVAQLSAPVLPHMGWNSIEAADGSVLFDGVRDERFYFVHSNAAQEWLLPPQSPLPPPRVTWADHEGRFIAAVENGPLSATQFHPEKSGEAGLRLLENWIRSL, from the coding sequence GTGAGTCGTAAGTCGGTCGTCGTGCTCGACTACGGGAGCGGCAACATCCACTCGGCAGCCAAGGCGCTGGAGCGAGCTGGCGCGTCCGTTGCGCTCTCTCGTGACAGGGGTGCTGTGATGGAGGCCGATGGTCTCTTCGTGCCCGGGGTCGGCGCTTTCAGCGCCGTCATGCAGCAACTCTCGAGTGTTCGAGGCGATGAGCTCATCGACCGGAGGCTGGCTGGTGGACGCCCCGTGCTCGGAGTGTGTGTCGGCATGCAGGTGTTGTTCGACCGCGGAATCGAACGGGGAGTCGAGACAGATGGGCTCGGAGAGTGGCCGGGCACGGTGGCCCAGCTCTCAGCGCCTGTTCTTCCGCACATGGGCTGGAACAGCATCGAGGCGGCAGACGGCTCGGTTCTTTTCGATGGGGTGCGTGATGAGCGGTTCTACTTCGTGCACTCGAATGCGGCTCAAGAATGGCTGCTCCCTCCTCAGTCCCCGCTTCCGCCGCCGCGTGTCACGTGGGCCGATCATGAAGGCCGGTTTATCGCCGCGGTCGAGAACGGGCCGTTGTCGGCGACTCAATTCCACCCTGAGAAGTCCGGCGAGGCCGGTCTGCGACTGCTCGAGAACTGGATCCGCTCGCTCTGA
- the rplT gene encoding 50S ribosomal protein L20, translating into MARVKRAVNAHKKRRVILERATGYRGQRSRLYRKAKEQVTHSLVYSYRDRRARKGDFRRLWIQRINAASRANGLTYNRLIQGLGLAGIEVDRRILADLAVHEPKTFAALVESARAALPADTSAPRTAA; encoded by the coding sequence ATGGCAAGAGTAAAGAGGGCCGTCAACGCCCACAAGAAGCGTCGGGTCATCCTCGAGCGCGCCACCGGTTACCGCGGACAGCGTTCGCGTCTCTACCGCAAGGCCAAAGAGCAGGTCACCCACTCGCTCGTCTACTCCTACCGCGACCGTCGCGCCCGCAAGGGTGACTTCCGCCGCCTGTGGATCCAGCGCATCAATGCTGCGTCGCGGGCAAACGGCCTCACGTACAACCGCCTGATCCAGGGTCTCGGTCTTGCGGGCATCGAGGTCGATCGTCGCATCCTGGCCGACTTGGCCGTGCACGAACCGAAGACGTTCGCCGCCCTCGTCGAGAGCGCACGCGCCGCCCTCCCCGCCGACACGTCGGCACCGAGGACCGCGGCCTAA
- the pheS gene encoding phenylalanine--tRNA ligase subunit alpha: MSDPLAISEESVSAAVDAALAAIAGADDSASLKSARSAHVGESSTLSRLNATLRDVAKENKAAAGKLMGQARGRVAQALASREAEIEAREDEERLAREFVDVTALPSRARVGARHPLSLLQERIADVFVGMGWEVAEGPELESEWFNFDALNFAPDHPARAMQDTFFIDPVESHLVLRTHTSPVQVRSLLERELPVYVIAPGRVYRTDELDATHTPVFMQVEGIAIDKGLTMAHLRGTLEHFARAMFGEGARIRLRPNYFPFTEPSAEMDVWQPHAKGGPRWVEWGGCGMVNPNVLLAAGIDPDEYQGFAFGMGIERTLQFRTDLNDMRDMVEGDIRFSQQFGMVV, encoded by the coding sequence GTGTCTGACCCCTTAGCTATCTCCGAAGAATCCGTTTCCGCCGCCGTCGATGCCGCGCTCGCCGCGATCGCCGGTGCCGACGACTCTGCCAGCCTCAAATCGGCCAGGAGCGCTCACGTGGGGGAGTCCTCGACCCTCTCGCGATTGAACGCCACCCTGCGCGACGTCGCCAAAGAGAACAAGGCGGCGGCGGGCAAGCTCATGGGGCAGGCTCGCGGCCGCGTCGCGCAGGCGCTTGCCTCCCGCGAGGCCGAAATCGAGGCCCGCGAAGACGAGGAGCGACTCGCGCGGGAGTTCGTCGACGTGACGGCCCTTCCGAGCAGGGCCCGCGTGGGTGCCCGCCATCCGTTGTCGCTGCTGCAGGAGCGTATCGCCGACGTGTTCGTGGGCATGGGCTGGGAGGTGGCCGAAGGGCCGGAGCTCGAGAGCGAGTGGTTCAACTTCGATGCCCTGAACTTCGCCCCCGATCACCCCGCGCGAGCCATGCAGGACACGTTCTTCATCGACCCGGTCGAGTCGCACCTGGTGCTGCGCACCCACACCTCCCCGGTGCAGGTGCGATCGTTGCTCGAGCGCGAGCTGCCGGTATACGTCATCGCGCCGGGGCGGGTCTACCGGACCGACGAGCTCGACGCCACGCACACTCCCGTCTTCATGCAGGTCGAGGGCATCGCGATCGACAAGGGCCTCACCATGGCTCACCTGCGTGGCACGCTCGAGCACTTCGCGAGGGCGATGTTCGGCGAAGGTGCCCGTATCCGTTTGCGCCCCAACTACTTTCCCTTCACCGAGCCGAGCGCCGAGATGGACGTGTGGCAACCCCACGCCAAGGGTGGCCCCCGCTGGGTCGAGTGGGGCGGCTGCGGCATGGTGAACCCCAACGTGCTTTTGGCGGCGGGCATCGATCCCGATGAGTACCAGGGCTTCGCCTTCGGAATGGGCATCGAGCGCACGCTCCAGTTCCGCACTGATCTCAATGACATGCGCGACATGGTCGAGGGCGATATCCGCTTCAGCCAGCAGTTCGGAATGGTGGTCTAG
- the rpmI gene encoding 50S ribosomal protein L35: protein MPKMKTHSGSKKRFKVTGTGKLMKQQAGMRHNLEVKSAKRKARLNQDQVLAPADSKVIKKLLGL, encoded by the coding sequence ATGCCCAAGATGAAGACCCACTCCGGGTCCAAGAAGCGTTTCAAGGTCACCGGCACCGGCAAGCTCATGAAGCAGCAGGCCGGTATGCGACACAACCTCGAGGTCAAGTCCGCCAAGCGCAAGGCTCGTCTGAACCAGGACCAGGTGTTGGCTCCGGCCGACTCGAAGGTCATCAAGAAGCTTCTCGGCCTGTAG
- a CDS encoding SseB family protein — protein sequence MSQLAEHERHAPHHDARRTDSAGNPWAGRAFDANSFAGDAGEAPERLLDALRGFRQRELGQNDVLEAVREVRLLVPLVAHAGEHGVNEHGRRIDKTQELSLVTVSAPDGRLVLPVFTSTAAMSRWNPAARPIPATARRAALAASAEDTPLMVLDPTSDTEFVFRRPMLRAIAEGERWIHPAIDVEMQRRFDRSREGVDEVLAFRLHDGDPTARLAGPQLIIELILRPGLDKEELAMILAQLQERWRTDELIAERVDSLGVRLTSAQSDA from the coding sequence ATGTCGCAGCTGGCTGAGCATGAGCGTCACGCCCCGCACCACGATGCGCGGCGCACGGACTCTGCGGGAAATCCGTGGGCCGGACGAGCGTTCGATGCCAATTCATTCGCGGGCGACGCTGGCGAGGCGCCGGAGCGCCTACTCGACGCACTGCGGGGATTCAGGCAGCGCGAACTGGGTCAGAACGATGTGCTCGAGGCGGTGCGGGAGGTGCGCTTGTTGGTGCCCCTCGTCGCGCACGCTGGTGAGCACGGCGTCAACGAGCACGGTCGCCGGATCGACAAGACCCAGGAGCTGTCGCTCGTCACCGTCAGCGCTCCCGACGGTCGCCTCGTGCTACCGGTCTTCACGTCGACCGCGGCGATGTCCAGATGGAACCCGGCGGCAAGGCCGATCCCTGCCACGGCGAGGCGGGCGGCGCTGGCTGCCTCAGCCGAGGACACCCCGCTCATGGTCCTCGACCCGACGAGCGACACGGAGTTCGTGTTCCGCCGGCCGATGCTGCGCGCCATCGCCGAGGGGGAGCGCTGGATACATCCCGCCATCGACGTTGAGATGCAGCGACGCTTCGATCGTTCCCGCGAGGGCGTGGATGAGGTGCTCGCTTTCCGTCTGCACGACGGCGACCCGACGGCGAGGCTCGCAGGCCCGCAACTGATCATCGAGCTGATCCTTCGGCCAGGCCTCGACAAGGAAGAGCTGGCGATGATCCTCGCCCAGTTGCAGGAGCGCTGGCGAACGGACGAGCTCATCGCGGAGCGGGTGGACTCCCTCGGAGTGAGGCTGACGAGCGCGCAGTCCGACGCCTAG
- a CDS encoding amino acid ABC transporter ATP-binding protein, whose protein sequence is MDQSKADAPTSDSVADAVAGPATSNITVRRGEPLVVLSGVNKHYGELHVLNNIDTVVNRGEVVVVIGPSGSGKSTFCRAINRLETIDSGSISIDGKLLPEEGKALAELRADVGMVFQSFNLFAHKTILENVTLAPIKVRKLSKKAAEKRGMEMLDRVGIANQANKMPAQLSGGQQQRVAIARSLTMQPKLILMDEPTSALDPEMINEVLDVMVGLAKDGMTMVVVTHEMGFARKAADRVLFMASGKIEEEATPEQFFTNPRTERAKDFLSKILEH, encoded by the coding sequence ATGGACCAGAGCAAAGCCGACGCCCCCACGTCCGATTCAGTGGCCGATGCGGTGGCCGGTCCGGCCACATCGAACATCACCGTCCGTCGAGGTGAGCCCCTCGTCGTTCTGAGCGGCGTCAACAAGCACTACGGCGAGCTGCACGTGCTGAACAACATCGACACCGTCGTCAACCGCGGCGAGGTCGTCGTCGTCATCGGGCCGAGCGGGTCGGGCAAATCCACGTTCTGTCGCGCCATCAACCGCCTCGAGACGATCGACTCCGGCAGCATCAGTATCGACGGCAAACTCCTGCCCGAGGAGGGTAAAGCGCTGGCAGAGTTGCGCGCCGACGTGGGCATGGTGTTCCAATCGTTCAATCTCTTCGCCCACAAGACCATCCTCGAGAACGTGACGCTCGCGCCGATCAAGGTGCGCAAGCTGTCGAAGAAGGCAGCCGAGAAGCGCGGCATGGAGATGCTCGATCGGGTGGGCATCGCCAATCAGGCGAACAAGATGCCAGCCCAGCTGTCGGGTGGGCAGCAGCAGCGTGTGGCCATCGCGCGCTCCCTCACGATGCAGCCGAAGCTCATCCTCATGGACGAGCCGACGAGCGCGCTCGATCCCGAGATGATCAACGAGGTTCTCGACGTGATGGTAGGCCTCGCCAAAGACGGCATGACCATGGTCGTAGTCACCCATGAGATGGGCTTCGCCCGCAAGGCCGCAGACCGAGTGCTCTTCATGGCCTCCGGAAAAATCGAAGAAGAGGCCACCCCAGAGCAATTCTTCACGAATCCGCGAACAGAGCGGGCCAAGGACTTCCTCTCGAAGATCCTCGAGCACTGA
- a CDS encoding DUF1844 domain-containing protein, with protein sequence MSFAYDDSAASATRDISEVPAVELITTTAVHLMSAAAIKTGLADDPENQIDLDEARKLIIALAGLVTSASPEIGDQHARSLRDGLRSLQLAFREASSIPDAVGQGPGEKLTGPVN encoded by the coding sequence ATGAGCTTTGCATACGACGACTCCGCAGCATCCGCCACCAGGGATATCTCCGAGGTGCCCGCCGTCGAACTCATTACGACCACGGCCGTTCACCTCATGAGCGCGGCGGCCATCAAGACCGGGCTGGCCGACGATCCCGAGAACCAGATCGACCTCGATGAGGCACGCAAGCTGATCATCGCCCTGGCCGGCCTGGTGACGAGCGCCTCCCCCGAGATCGGCGACCAGCACGCCCGCAGCCTCCGCGACGGTCTGCGTTCGCTCCAGCTCGCGTTCCGTGAGGCCTCGAGCATTCCGGATGCCGTGGGCCAGGGCCCCGGAGAGAAGCTCACCGGACCGGTCAACTAG
- a CDS encoding glutamate ABC transporter substrate-binding protein, with the protein MKRKTLSLVALAAATMIALAGCAGSSDDAGSTPEPVPTFAEGSTMQKLAESGTITIGTKFDQPLFGLKGPDDTPVGFDIEIGKIIAKSMGIAEDKIVWKETVSANREPFIESGEVDLVIATYTINDKRKAVVSFAGPYYLAGQSILVKSDNDDIKSEKDLVGKPVCSVTGSTPAAKLAELGAEPLLTDTYTNCLEPLRSGAVVAVSTDNVILAGLAAQNEGEFKVVGKPFTEEPYGIGLKLDDTDFRNYVNDVLEKSYDDGSYKKAWDDTAGSVLEFVDPPAVDRY; encoded by the coding sequence ATGAAGCGCAAAACCCTATCGTTGGTGGCCCTGGCCGCCGCGACCATGATCGCCCTGGCCGGATGTGCCGGGTCGAGTGACGACGCGGGCTCCACCCCCGAGCCTGTTCCCACCTTCGCAGAGGGCTCTACCATGCAGAAGCTGGCCGAGTCGGGCACCATCACCATCGGCACCAAGTTCGACCAGCCGTTGTTCGGTCTGAAGGGACCAGACGACACACCGGTCGGCTTCGACATCGAGATCGGCAAGATCATCGCCAAGAGCATGGGCATCGCCGAAGACAAGATCGTCTGGAAGGAGACGGTCTCCGCCAACCGCGAGCCGTTCATCGAATCCGGCGAGGTCGACCTCGTCATCGCGACCTACACGATCAATGACAAGCGCAAGGCCGTGGTGTCTTTCGCCGGACCGTATTACCTGGCGGGCCAGTCCATCCTCGTGAAGTCCGACAATGACGACATCAAGAGCGAGAAAGACCTCGTGGGCAAGCCCGTCTGTTCGGTAACCGGGTCGACGCCGGCCGCCAAGCTCGCCGAGCTGGGCGCCGAGCCGCTTCTCACCGACACCTACACGAACTGCCTCGAACCTCTGCGCAGCGGTGCCGTCGTGGCGGTCAGCACCGACAACGTCATTCTCGCCGGCCTCGCCGCCCAGAACGAGGGTGAGTTCAAGGTCGTGGGCAAGCCCTTCACCGAAGAGCCCTACGGCATCGGACTGAAGCTCGACGACACCGACTTCCGCAACTACGTCAACGACGTGCTCGAGAAGTCCTACGACGACGGCAGTTACAAGAAGGCCTGGGACGACACGGCGGGCTCGGTGCTCGAGTTCGTCGACCCGCCCGCGGTCGACCGCTACTAG
- a CDS encoding RNA methyltransferase: MSLLDNPRSPRVRAVAKLAKKGARSETGLFLLEGPQAVSEALSFAPDLVVDLFATPFALDRYAEIAAAAEKAGVEVEFVTETVLSTMADTVTPQGFVAVCRQFPTALKDIFSAKPRLIAILEEVRDPGNAGTIIRAADSAGADAVILTGRSVDLYNPKVVRSTTGSLFHLPVAVEASLADVRARATEAGIQILAADIKGDDMLVARNTGILDAPTAWLFGNEARGLADEDLALADHAISVPIYGQAESMNLATAASVCLYESAFAQRSV, encoded by the coding sequence ATGTCCCTCCTGGACAACCCGCGTTCACCGCGGGTCCGGGCAGTGGCAAAACTCGCCAAGAAAGGAGCCCGGTCTGAGACCGGGCTCTTTCTCTTGGAGGGGCCACAAGCCGTTTCCGAGGCGCTGTCCTTCGCGCCTGACCTCGTCGTCGACCTGTTCGCGACGCCCTTCGCCCTTGATCGCTATGCCGAGATCGCCGCCGCCGCCGAGAAGGCAGGTGTCGAGGTGGAGTTCGTCACCGAGACCGTGCTCTCGACGATGGCCGACACCGTCACTCCGCAGGGATTCGTCGCCGTGTGTCGGCAGTTCCCCACTGCGTTGAAGGACATCTTCTCCGCCAAGCCTCGCCTGATCGCGATCCTCGAAGAGGTGCGCGATCCCGGTAACGCGGGCACGATCATCCGTGCCGCCGATTCTGCTGGAGCCGACGCGGTGATCCTCACCGGCCGTAGCGTTGATCTGTACAACCCGAAAGTAGTCAGATCTACGACGGGTTCGCTCTTCCACCTCCCGGTGGCGGTCGAGGCCAGCCTCGCCGACGTGCGAGCCCGTGCCACGGAAGCCGGCATCCAGATCCTGGCCGCCGATATCAAGGGCGACGACATGCTCGTTGCTCGCAACACCGGCATTCTCGATGCGCCCACCGCGTGGCTCTTCGGTAACGAGGCCAGGGGGCTCGCCGACGAAGACCTGGCCCTCGCAGACCATGCCATCTCGGTTCCGATCTACGGCCAGGCGGAGTCCATGAACCTCGCCACCGCTGCGTCGGTGTGCCTGTACGAGAGCGCATTCGCCCAGCGCAGCGTCTGA
- a CDS encoding amino acid ABC transporter permease, whose amino-acid sequence MNAVIDNLPAYLSGFGQTLALLLISGAGALVIGTIVAAMRIAPVPALNGFAAVYTELLRNTPLTLVLLFCALILPYLGSSLPYFAAASIGLTLYTSPFVAEALRSGINGVPVGQAEAARSLGMGFGQSVTLVIFPQAFRMVIPPLVNVIVALTKNTSVAGGFFVAELFTVGKGLANGNGDAVVAILLGVAFFYLVITIPLGILSGRLEKKWVVAR is encoded by the coding sequence GTGAATGCAGTGATCGACAACCTGCCCGCCTATCTGAGCGGCTTCGGCCAGACGCTGGCTCTTCTGCTCATCTCCGGAGCCGGGGCGTTGGTGATCGGTACGATCGTGGCGGCGATGCGGATCGCGCCGGTGCCCGCGTTGAACGGCTTCGCCGCCGTCTACACGGAGCTGCTTCGCAACACCCCGCTGACGCTGGTGCTGTTGTTCTGCGCGCTGATCTTGCCGTACCTCGGATCGTCGTTGCCGTACTTCGCCGCAGCCAGTATTGGCCTCACCCTGTACACCTCACCATTCGTGGCCGAGGCTTTAAGGTCAGGTATAAATGGCGTACCCGTTGGTCAGGCCGAGGCCGCTCGGAGCCTCGGAATGGGCTTCGGGCAGTCGGTCACGCTCGTCATCTTTCCCCAGGCCTTTCGCATGGTCATTCCGCCGCTCGTCAACGTGATCGTCGCGCTCACCAAGAACACCTCCGTCGCCGGTGGTTTCTTCGTGGCCGAGCTCTTCACCGTCGGCAAGGGGCTCGCTAACGGAAATGGCGACGCCGTCGTCGCCATCCTGCTCGGCGTCGCCTTCTTCTATCTCGTCATCACGATTCCCCTCGGCATCCTCTCTGGTCGCCTCGAAAAGAAGTGGGTGGTGGCTCGATGA
- the infC gene encoding translation initiation factor IF-3 — protein MGPAGEQVGVVSIDVALKLAQEADLDLVEVAPNSKPPVAKIMDYGKFKYEAAQKAKEARRNQANTILKEVRFRLKIDVHDYETKRKRAEGFLKAGDKVKAMILFRGREQSRPDQGVRLLQRFAEDVSEFGSVESTPTIDGRNMVMVIGPLKNKSEAKAEANAQRAASKSRPASDAATEESSDAAAPTADVVETETVAADTAETK, from the coding sequence GTGGGACCGGCCGGTGAGCAGGTTGGCGTCGTCAGCATCGACGTCGCACTCAAGCTTGCCCAGGAGGCAGACCTCGATCTGGTTGAGGTGGCCCCGAACAGCAAGCCGCCCGTTGCCAAGATCATGGATTACGGCAAGTTCAAGTACGAAGCTGCGCAAAAAGCCAAGGAAGCTCGTCGTAACCAGGCGAACACGATCCTCAAAGAGGTTCGCTTCCGACTGAAGATCGACGTGCACGACTACGAGACCAAGCGCAAGCGTGCCGAGGGCTTCTTGAAGGCCGGCGACAAGGTGAAGGCAATGATCCTGTTCCGCGGACGCGAGCAGTCGCGACCCGACCAGGGTGTGCGTCTCCTGCAGCGTTTCGCCGAAGACGTGTCCGAGTTCGGCTCCGTCGAGTCGACGCCCACGATCGATGGCCGAAACATGGTCATGGTCATCGGGCCGCTGAAGAACAAGTCAGAGGCGAAGGCCGAGGCGAACGCGCAGCGTGCGGCCTCCAAGTCCCGCCCCGCTTCGGACGCAGCCACAGAAGAGTCATCAGACGCCGCTGCCCCTACGGCCGATGTCGTCGAGACCGAGACGGTCGCGGCAGACACTGCCGAGACCAAGTAA